Proteins encoded within one genomic window of Methanosarcina barkeri str. Wiesmoor:
- a CDS encoding PQQ-binding-like beta-propeller repeat protein, translating to MNKHTLKIFFIFMTLLLVVASQPALGSDWAQFQKDKVNSGITGDSAPIATPNSTMSWQHDICGGWVGIDASPIVYGDYVYAVASDGNLAKYYKDGTSVGGWSVDIGNPGFQNAAPAAGNGHIFVVNTGYGSDPDPDLIAVDASTGSISDSGSVIASTSIQFSTPITYAEDSNGNKHILFGSVNMSSVDPVNLSDGGKYYCYNVTDPTNMVKEWERDCSSAKGYYWAGAAIIGDYAVYGDDAGHLVSVNYTNFTNYEVETVQEIDASTVFGFNVNEIRSSICYSEETGRIYFTSLAGYCYSLGFNANTGQFDASNKWSESIGYSTSTPAYYNGRVYVGNNNGFSTGKLWCLNASDGTEIWNNSVGPVQSSPAISTFYGPGNEYIYVTTNSGSGGIYCVNSSGVTVWSETSPGTNRYCLAGAVISGGWVFYGNDGGYLCGCANYTRYDFNRSTDMWAYKYQIDDTPTTATDPTIEFSSGEKDAIKADDNNYASSETTDEGYYSAHRFVFKIDDNEKPWITSINVTWKGYAYSTDYVYGAKLYIWNNALSTYEELNEGANVQYEFSLNGGVISNIGNYIDNSNNVTVLVVQNGEDDGFVTHSNIQTDYVKLVATP from the coding sequence ATGAACAAACATACACTGAAAATATTTTTTATTTTTATGACATTGCTCCTGGTGGTGGCTTCTCAGCCGGCACTGGGTTCCGACTGGGCACAGTTCCAGAAAGACAAAGTAAACAGTGGAATTACAGGAGACAGTGCTCCAATAGCCACCCCTAACTCGACTATGTCCTGGCAACATGATATCTGCGGTGGATGGGTAGGAATTGACGCGAGTCCAATTGTGTACGGAGACTACGTATATGCGGTTGCGTCGGACGGTAATCTTGCCAAATACTATAAAGACGGGACTTCGGTCGGAGGCTGGTCGGTTGACATCGGAAATCCAGGTTTTCAGAATGCTGCACCGGCTGCAGGTAACGGGCATATCTTTGTGGTGAATACCGGATATGGTAGTGATCCTGACCCTGACCTTATTGCTGTCGATGCATCTACTGGATCTATTTCTGATAGCGGGTCTGTAATTGCCTCAACCTCCATCCAGTTTTCTACGCCGATTACCTATGCAGAAGATAGTAACGGAAACAAGCACATTCTCTTCGGTTCGGTAAACATGAGTTCTGTAGATCCTGTGAATCTGAGCGACGGAGGAAAGTACTACTGTTACAACGTAACTGACCCCACTAACATGGTAAAGGAATGGGAAAGGGACTGTTCATCCGCAAAAGGATACTACTGGGCAGGTGCGGCAATCATCGGGGACTATGCAGTCTATGGTGACGATGCCGGCCACCTTGTTTCGGTAAACTATACGAACTTCACAAACTACGAAGTAGAGACTGTTCAGGAAATCGACGCCTCAACGGTCTTTGGCTTTAACGTAAACGAGATCCGCTCCTCAATCTGTTACAGTGAAGAGACCGGCAGGATCTATTTCACCTCCCTGGCAGGATACTGCTATTCACTGGGCTTTAATGCGAACACGGGCCAGTTCGATGCGTCTAACAAATGGAGCGAATCCATCGGATACAGTACCTCCACTCCTGCATACTACAACGGCAGGGTTTACGTGGGTAACAACAACGGCTTCTCTACGGGTAAACTCTGGTGCCTGAACGCATCCGATGGAACTGAAATCTGGAACAATTCCGTAGGTCCGGTACAGAGCTCTCCCGCAATATCGACCTTCTATGGCCCTGGCAATGAGTACATCTACGTCACCACGAACTCCGGGAGCGGCGGTATCTACTGCGTGAACAGCAGTGGGGTTACAGTCTGGAGTGAAACCTCCCCGGGCACTAATCGCTACTGTCTGGCCGGAGCCGTAATTTCAGGCGGCTGGGTCTTCTATGGTAACGACGGTGGATACCTCTGCGGCTGTGCCAACTATACTCGCTACGACTTTAACAGAAGTACGGACATGTGGGCTTACAAGTACCAGATAGATGATACACCTACTACTGCTACGGACCCGACGATAGAGTTCTCTTCTGGTGAAAAAGATGCCATTAAGGCAGATGATAATAACTACGCATCTAGTGAAACAACTGATGAGGGCTATTATTCTGCGCATCGGTTTGTATTCAAGATTGATGACAATGAGAAGCCGTGGATTACTTCTATCAATGTAACATGGAAAGGCTATGCGTATAGTACTGATTATGTCTACGGTGCCAAGTTGTACATATGGAACAATGCATTATCAACATATGAAGAACTGAATGAAGGCGCAAATGTACAGTATGAATTTTCGTTGAATGGAGGAGTAATATCGAACATCGGAAATTACATTGACAATTCGAACAACGTAACTGTGCTAGTTGTTCAGAATGGTGAAGATGATGGATTCGTCACGCATTCAAACATTCAGACAGATTATGTTAAACTGGTGGCAACACCATAA
- a CDS encoding PKD domain-containing protein has product MVVSPASAKTWNVDTSQEILDALDNCADGDTIFVMNGVYEIGDNKIIKVPNLTFKGESRDGVIIKSNSQILGVGGSNGAAPNCVIENFTGMLKTAGQKPNGITIYQSPGCIIQNVAINVPMSPISINANDCIVRNCVFDDCSDSGISIGGKNNTFKNNIVSNITSAFSLYIPNTATENIIENNIFNNCNPVYLRGENSTVANNTFLNDIGAAIALYSTTAKNNTIVRNNIVSNGIAINVVKNAGDGNKIYLNNFANTSGMSGTPPAITYWNSTEPMEYTYNGTTHTGYLGNYWGTAYSGSDSDGNGIGDMSYTVPSSFGTDYDPLISSNENYGSSETHETPSAPVAGFSATPTSGNAPLTVNFTDQSTNTPTSWLWDFGDNSTDTEQNPSHVYASAGNYTVNLTVANADGSDSEVKTECIVVSEPLSGAPVANFTANVTSGTAPLTVQFTDLSSGDGITSWAWDFDSDGTVDSNETNPSHIYNSTGTYTVSLTVTGDGGSDTETKTNYITVSETVTESGWSQFQKDSSHTGYTFNSVPTQDPELLWQNLTSSEQEPCGSGGINVPPVISGNTVFVTAGNASVWAFNKETGDLIWSKELGGDLTQTSTPAIGNGTLFVPTMEGNLYAFDQENGNELWKAHVTDGNLECPITYSDHKLYIGDGLEGGTGTKYYYCYDDSGNLVWKHENNNMSGFLWSGAVVVGNYLVYPVFEGKMVCLEKDTGTFVDEVDFSKSSDISFALSDPGMFRSSVTYAEGALYTSSERGQETGYCFKVGFNPDTGQFLDSGWATSIGFSTSTPVVYDGRVYVGHGEHGETGSMFCLNDSDGTVIWETPISGGVKSSPVLSVENGDPYIYFTEAIVDGSIYCLNPDGTLAWHYNPPEDSAYTLQGAALSDGKVYYGTDNGYLYCIGQGEALPPEANFSSDKQTGSFPLTVSFKDRSFNANKFLWDFGDGNTSTEVNPVHTYTAEGTYTVTLTVQNEHGTDKKVAEDYIYAVKVPTTWPIKRGESIQAAINSADSGDIIKVYPGEYHEVLTIDKNLTLKGIKDPVLNASGFIDSSGVTISADGVEFSGFEITGTEEMCFAINVNAKNVLIEDNLIDDCAEGVWLQGTENTLRQNNISNCWDFAAVLDSTGDNRIYKNTFINNNGKKMGGSNDHISGGSDSFFQSSEPVEYVWNGTKLTGYIGNYYDDYAGSDSNGDGIGDTAYTADAGTDKYPLVLPYSNYVEEQKNESIPENSWYQFHGKVDHLGYSESGPKTNQTEWISEDIDAISSSSPVAAGGKVFVICGTAGMEESTEDIPQLVALDEFSGDILWNVSIPKAVYGSWASPAYDDGMVFTATGPELGCYDAETGEKIWCFNDTVGSQGAVNSGPAIADGMVIFSDWDGSHYYCLDEYTGYLLWSFEVVGDAQSVPAYADGKFYLTSWGYGTSYAGHAYCVDAVTGDQVWHINNIEQNFCGSPAYKDGVLYLTTYNFYGDGDLLALDAVDGSIIWQQNIERTDSTPAFAYGNVYVCGGCSGFSNVQTYCFNASTGEKVWETPSLTGENGGIGGWTCSVAVADGLVYVGTEGNGYFGYNDLYALDAFTGEVAWHTPHAGSTPALSDGMLFSIGADQKVYAFKDSLSSPVADFSADITSGNAPLTVNFTDQSTGTVSSYSWDFNNDGTVDSTEQNPSHTYNATGTYTVNLTVTNAKGSDSEVKTGYINVGSQSSAKPVAAFTASPTSGKTPLKVKFTDTSTGSPTSWFWKFGDGSKSFLQNPVHKYSKAGIYTVNLTVKNAKGKNTVTKTEYIKVITKPVANFSASPTSGKAPLKVTFTDTSTGIPAKWRWDFGDGAKSFLQNPVHKYSKAGTYTVNLTVKNAKGKNTVTKTEYIKVITKPVANFNSSVTSGKAPLKVKFTDTSTGIPAKWSWDFGDGSDSFHQNPIHKYSKAGTYTVNLTVKNAAGRNTVTKTEYIKIT; this is encoded by the coding sequence ATGGTAGTGTCACCAGCATCGGCAAAGACCTGGAATGTAGACACATCTCAGGAAATCTTAGATGCTCTGGACAATTGTGCAGACGGAGATACTATCTTTGTCATGAATGGAGTATATGAGATCGGCGATAATAAAATTATTAAAGTGCCGAATCTAACATTCAAGGGTGAGAGCAGAGATGGAGTGATTATTAAGTCCAATAGCCAGATATTAGGTGTAGGAGGAAGTAACGGGGCAGCACCAAATTGTGTAATAGAGAATTTCACAGGAATGCTAAAAACTGCTGGGCAAAAACCTAACGGAATCACAATCTACCAAAGTCCGGGTTGTATCATTCAAAATGTGGCAATTAATGTTCCAATGAGTCCAATAAGTATTAACGCTAATGACTGCATAGTTAGAAATTGTGTATTTGATGATTGCTCTGATTCTGGTATTAGCATTGGTGGAAAAAACAATACTTTTAAAAATAATATTGTTTCAAATATTACATCAGCTTTTTCTCTATATATCCCAAATACAGCAACTGAAAATATTATTGAAAACAATATTTTCAACAACTGCAATCCAGTTTATCTAAGAGGGGAAAATTCCACAGTTGCAAACAACACCTTCCTGAACGATATAGGAGCAGCAATTGCACTTTATTCAACAACTGCAAAGAATAATACTATAGTAAGAAACAATATAGTTTCAAATGGAATTGCTATAAACGTTGTGAAAAATGCGGGTGATGGCAATAAAATATACCTGAACAATTTCGCGAACACTTCTGGTATGTCCGGTACACCTCCAGCTATAACCTATTGGAATTCCACTGAACCCATGGAATACACTTACAACGGTACAACCCACACCGGATACCTGGGCAACTACTGGGGCACTGCCTACTCAGGGTCTGACAGTGACGGAAACGGAATCGGTGACATGTCTTATACTGTGCCTTCCAGTTTCGGCACTGACTACGATCCGCTAATATCTTCAAATGAAAACTACGGGAGTTCAGAAACGCACGAAACGCCTTCAGCTCCAGTTGCAGGCTTTTCAGCAACACCGACTTCTGGCAATGCTCCTCTCACGGTTAATTTTACTGACCAGTCCACAAATACACCTACATCCTGGCTATGGGACTTTGGAGACAATTCGACTGATACCGAGCAGAACCCCTCACATGTATATGCATCAGCCGGAAACTATACCGTCAACCTTACGGTTGCAAATGCAGATGGAAGCGATTCTGAAGTAAAGACAGAGTGCATCGTCGTAAGCGAACCACTTTCCGGAGCTCCAGTTGCCAATTTCACAGCGAATGTGACAAGCGGTACAGCACCACTGACAGTCCAGTTCACGGACCTATCCTCAGGCGATGGAATAACTTCCTGGGCCTGGGACTTTGATTCAGACGGAACCGTGGACTCAAACGAGACAAACCCGAGCCATATCTATAACAGCACAGGAACTTACACCGTCAGCCTGACGGTCACAGGTGACGGGGGTTCCGACACCGAAACAAAAACCAACTATATTACGGTAAGCGAAACGGTTACTGAATCCGGATGGTCTCAGTTCCAGAAAGACAGCTCTCATACCGGATACACATTCAATTCTGTCCCAACCCAGGACCCGGAACTCCTCTGGCAGAATCTGACTTCTTCGGAGCAGGAACCCTGCGGGAGCGGAGGCATAAATGTCCCGCCAGTGATTTCCGGAAATACGGTTTTCGTAACTGCCGGAAACGCTTCTGTCTGGGCATTTAACAAAGAGACCGGAGACCTTATCTGGTCAAAGGAACTTGGCGGAGACCTGACACAAACCTCGACCCCCGCCATCGGGAACGGAACACTGTTTGTCCCTACCATGGAAGGAAATCTCTACGCTTTTGACCAGGAAAACGGAAACGAGCTCTGGAAAGCACACGTAACCGACGGCAACCTGGAGTGTCCAATCACATATTCTGACCACAAACTCTACATCGGAGACGGGCTTGAAGGAGGAACCGGAACCAAATACTACTACTGCTACGACGACAGCGGAAACCTTGTCTGGAAGCATGAAAACAATAACATGTCAGGTTTTCTCTGGAGCGGGGCAGTAGTTGTCGGAAATTACCTGGTCTACCCGGTCTTCGAAGGTAAAATGGTCTGCCTCGAAAAAGATACAGGTACCTTCGTAGATGAGGTTGACTTCAGCAAGAGTTCCGACATCTCTTTTGCACTTTCCGACCCTGGAATGTTCCGAAGCTCCGTAACCTACGCTGAAGGTGCCCTGTACACCTCTTCGGAAAGAGGACAGGAAACAGGTTACTGCTTCAAAGTAGGGTTTAACCCTGATACAGGGCAGTTCCTTGATAGTGGATGGGCAACCTCAATTGGCTTTTCGACATCTACCCCTGTTGTGTATGATGGAAGAGTTTATGTGGGACATGGAGAACACGGCGAGACCGGGTCAATGTTCTGCCTGAACGATTCCGATGGAACTGTAATCTGGGAAACTCCGATTAGCGGAGGAGTAAAGTCTTCACCTGTTCTTTCGGTAGAGAATGGCGATCCGTACATCTATTTCACAGAAGCCATAGTTGACGGCTCGATTTACTGCCTGAACCCTGACGGGACCCTTGCATGGCACTACAACCCACCGGAGGATTCTGCATACACCCTGCAGGGTGCAGCTCTTTCCGACGGAAAGGTCTACTACGGAACAGATAATGGATACCTGTACTGCATCGGACAGGGCGAGGCTCTTCCTCCAGAAGCAAACTTCAGTTCGGACAAACAGACAGGTTCTTTTCCTCTGACTGTTTCATTCAAAGACAGATCCTTTAACGCCAACAAATTCCTCTGGGACTTTGGGGACGGAAACACTTCAACTGAAGTAAACCCGGTCCATACCTATACTGCAGAAGGTACTTACACAGTGACCCTTACCGTCCAGAACGAACACGGGACGGATAAAAAAGTTGCCGAAGACTACATTTACGCAGTCAAAGTTCCGACTACCTGGCCGATTAAAAGAGGGGAGTCTATCCAGGCAGCTATTAATTCAGCCGATTCCGGAGACATCATCAAGGTATATCCCGGGGAGTATCACGAAGTCCTGACCATCGACAAGAATCTGACTCTAAAAGGCATCAAGGACCCTGTCCTGAACGCTTCGGGTTTCATAGACTCTTCAGGCGTAACCATAAGTGCTGACGGCGTTGAGTTCAGCGGCTTTGAAATTACAGGGACCGAAGAGATGTGCTTTGCAATTAACGTCAATGCAAAGAACGTACTGATAGAAGACAACCTTATAGATGACTGCGCCGAAGGGGTATGGTTACAGGGAACTGAAAACACTCTCCGGCAGAATAATATTTCCAACTGCTGGGACTTTGCAGCTGTTCTTGATAGCACAGGAGACAACCGGATCTATAAGAACACCTTCATCAACAACAATGGAAAGAAAATGGGAGGTTCAAACGACCATATATCCGGAGGGTCAGACTCATTCTTCCAGAGCTCCGAACCAGTAGAATATGTCTGGAATGGAACAAAACTGACAGGGTATATAGGTAATTACTACGATGACTACGCAGGAAGCGACTCAAATGGGGACGGTATAGGGGATACGGCTTACACTGCTGATGCAGGAACTGATAAGTACCCTCTGGTCCTTCCCTACTCAAATTATGTTGAAGAGCAGAAAAACGAGTCCATTCCTGAGAATTCCTGGTACCAGTTCCATGGAAAGGTTGACCACCTTGGCTACTCAGAAAGCGGGCCCAAGACCAATCAGACCGAGTGGATAAGTGAGGACATTGATGCAATCAGCAGTTCCTCCCCTGTTGCGGCCGGAGGAAAAGTCTTTGTGATATGCGGGACCGCAGGAATGGAAGAGAGCACGGAGGATATTCCCCAGTTAGTAGCCTTGGACGAATTTAGTGGAGATATTCTGTGGAACGTCAGCATTCCGAAAGCCGTATACGGTTCGTGGGCTTCCCCTGCTTATGATGACGGCATGGTCTTTACGGCCACTGGCCCCGAACTTGGCTGTTACGACGCAGAAACCGGAGAAAAAATCTGGTGTTTCAATGATACTGTGGGAAGTCAGGGTGCGGTTAATAGTGGACCTGCTATTGCGGATGGTATGGTAATCTTTAGCGATTGGGATGGAAGCCATTATTACTGTCTTGACGAATACACCGGATACTTGCTCTGGAGTTTTGAAGTCGTCGGAGATGCTCAGTCCGTCCCTGCATACGCGGACGGAAAGTTCTACCTGACAAGCTGGGGATATGGGACTTCTTATGCAGGCCATGCTTACTGCGTGGACGCAGTAACAGGAGATCAGGTATGGCACATTAATAATATAGAACAGAATTTCTGTGGATCCCCTGCTTATAAAGACGGGGTCCTCTACCTGACAACCTACAACTTCTACGGAGACGGAGACCTTCTTGCCCTGGACGCTGTTGACGGGAGCATAATCTGGCAGCAAAATATCGAAAGGACAGACTCAACTCCTGCATTTGCCTACGGAAATGTCTATGTTTGTGGAGGCTGCTCTGGTTTTTCCAATGTGCAGACCTACTGCTTCAACGCAAGTACGGGAGAAAAAGTCTGGGAAACCCCTTCCCTGACAGGAGAGAACGGGGGAATAGGAGGCTGGACATGTTCTGTTGCGGTAGCTGACGGGCTTGTCTACGTCGGAACCGAAGGCAACGGATACTTCGGTTACAATGACCTCTATGCTCTGGACGCCTTTACGGGAGAAGTAGCCTGGCACACTCCACATGCAGGATCTACCCCAGCACTTTCGGACGGTATGCTTTTCAGTATCGGAGCGGATCAGAAAGTCTATGCCTTCAAGGACTCTCTCTCTTCGCCTGTTGCTGACTTCTCTGCAGACATAACATCAGGTAATGCGCCATTGACAGTCAATTTCACCGACCAGTCCACAGGCACCGTTTCGTCCTATTCGTGGGACTTTAATAACGACGGAACTGTGGACTCAACTGAGCAGAACCCTTCGCATACCTATAATGCAACCGGTACCTACACTGTCAACCTTACGGTTACAAATGCAAAAGGGAGTGATTCAGAGGTGAAGACTGGGTACATTAATGTTGGTAGCCAATCTTCAGCAAAGCCGGTAGCTGCATTTACTGCGTCGCCTACTTCAGGAAAAACGCCATTAAAGGTTAAATTTACTGACACAAGCACTGGCTCTCCAACTTCCTGGTTCTGGAAATTTGGAGACGGGTCAAAGTCATTCCTACAGAATCCTGTTCACAAGTATTCAAAGGCAGGAATATATACTGTTAACTTGACAGTAAAGAATGCTAAAGGCAAGAACACGGTAACAAAAACAGAATATATAAAAGTGATTACAAAACCTGTGGCAAACTTTTCTGCGAGTCCAACCTCAGGAAAAGCACCATTAAAGGTTACTTTTACTGACACAAGCACAGGAATCCCTGCTAAATGGAGATGGGACTTTGGAGACGGAGCAAAGTCATTCCTTCAGAATCCGGTTCACAAATATTCAAAAGCAGGAACATATACTGTTAACTTGACAGTAAAGAATGCTAAAGGCAAAAACACGGTAACAAAAACAGAATATATAAAAGTGATTACAAAACCGGTTGCAAACTTCAACAGCAGTGTTACATCAGGAAAAGCACCATTAAAGGTTAAATTTACTGACACAAGTACAGGAATACCTGCTAAATGGAGCTGGGACTTTGGAGATGGATCAGATTCATTCCACCAGAATCCGATTCACAAGTATTCAAAGGCAGGAACATATACGGTTAACTTAACAGTAAAGAATGCAGCAGGACGTAACACGGTAACAAAAACAGAATATATAAAAATTACATAA